In candidate division KSB1 bacterium, one DNA window encodes the following:
- the raiA gene encoding ribosome-associated translation inhibitor RaiA — MRINITARHFNASDRLKQYTEKEVRRLKRYYDGILNCDVILDWEKQAQVAEIVLHVYGTKLTVREKSEDMYKSINLAVDKLERQLKKYKGKLHTFDNTRARDLIAE, encoded by the coding sequence ATGAGAATCAATATCACTGCACGGCACTTCAACGCGTCGGATCGTCTGAAGCAGTACACGGAAAAGGAGGTGAGGCGCCTCAAGCGGTATTACGATGGCATCCTCAACTGCGATGTCATCCTGGATTGGGAGAAGCAGGCACAAGTGGCGGAGATTGTCCTCCATGTGTATGGTACCAAGTTGACCGTGCGGGAGAAGAGCGAGGACATGTACAAGTCCATCAATCTTGCGGTGGACAAGTTGGAGCGGCAGCTTAAGAAGTACAAAGGGAAGCTGCACACCTTCGACAATACACGGGCTCGCGATTTGATTGCGGAGTAG
- the hprK gene encoding HPr(Ser) kinase/phosphatase produces the protein MAELTVETLFEENNETLHLRLLNHRGSFGKVISEGELHRPGLALTGFTDVFTYQRVQILGNTELAYLETLTEAQRRQAIEKVLSFDIPCIIITDNNKPPRILLAVADKRQISIFGTPHNTTTLIHLLGDYLDMKFAPKVTIHGSLVDVFGVGMLFTGRSGIGKSEVALDLVERGHRLVADDVVHITRAAKGTLIGTSDETLRDHAEVRGLGIINVRQMFGIRAVRLRKRVEVQVDLQEWSEDTDYERVGIDQETTTILDTEIPLVRLPIIPGKNITVVAEVIALHHLMRIRGYKTAEVFNQRLIERMRRASSYPYSPEKDYE, from the coding sequence ATGGCCGAACTGACAGTCGAAACTCTCTTCGAAGAGAACAACGAGACGCTGCACCTCCGGTTGTTGAACCACCGGGGCAGCTTTGGCAAAGTGATCAGCGAAGGCGAGCTGCACCGCCCGGGCTTGGCTCTGACTGGTTTCACGGACGTGTTCACCTACCAGCGAGTGCAGATCCTTGGCAACACTGAGCTGGCCTACCTGGAAACCCTCACCGAGGCGCAGCGCCGACAGGCTATCGAGAAGGTCCTCTCCTTCGACATCCCCTGCATCATCATCACCGACAACAACAAGCCGCCGAGAATTTTGCTGGCAGTGGCGGACAAGCGGCAGATCAGTATCTTCGGCACACCTCACAACACCACGACGCTTATCCACTTGTTGGGCGACTACCTGGACATGAAGTTCGCCCCCAAGGTGACCATCCACGGCTCGCTGGTGGATGTGTTTGGCGTGGGGATGCTGTTCACCGGTCGGAGTGGCATCGGCAAGAGCGAGGTGGCGCTGGACCTGGTGGAACGCGGCCATCGACTGGTGGCCGACGACGTGGTGCACATCACCCGAGCTGCCAAAGGGACGCTCATCGGCACCAGCGACGAGACGCTGCGCGACCATGCCGAGGTCAGGGGCCTGGGGATCATCAACGTGCGCCAAATGTTTGGCATCCGGGCCGTGCGCCTGCGCAAGCGGGTGGAAGTCCAGGTCGACCTGCAGGAGTGGTCGGAAGATACTGATTATGAACGCGTGGGCATCGACCAGGAGACGACAACCATCCTGGACACCGAGATCCCGCTGGTGCGGCTGCCGATTATCCCGGGTAAGAACATCACGGTCGTCGCCGAAGTCATCGCACTTCACCATTTGATGCGCATCAGAGGGTACAAGACAGCGGAGGTGTTCAACCAGAGGCTCATCGAACGCATGCGCCGCGCCAGCAGTTACCCCTACTCTCCGGAAAAGGATTACGAATAG